Proteins encoded by one window of Streptacidiphilus sp. PB12-B1b:
- the secF gene encoding protein translocase subunit SecF, whose amino-acid sequence MSRFSNLGHRLYVGDVSFDFVGRRKLWLIISGIILLAAVVGLGTRGLNLGIEFKGGDVYQINQSNVTVSQAQSVANSITGDDSAVVQSVTTEGSGKEITVQINAATKIAVQPGKTEVTTVTDKLAAGLGVDPTKISTQSIGASWGKEISQKALEGLIVFLVLVTLYLAFAFEWRLAIAALTALMHDMLITVGIYALLGFTVSSGTVIGFLTILGYSLYDTVVVFDGLKDATRKLDSQSRETYSEAANRALNGTLVRSINTTVLALLPVAGLLFIGGAMLGAGTLNDISLALFVGLSAGAYSSICVATPMVAWLKEKQPENRELAKRVAKRRAAEAKALAEGRVPEAQDGSGDALGDAEGRGDAVGAGSGTGGTRRQPVNRTRSDRRSTGKRN is encoded by the coding sequence ATGTCACGCTTCAGCAACCTCGGCCACCGGCTCTACGTCGGCGACGTCAGCTTCGACTTCGTCGGACGGCGCAAGCTGTGGCTGATCATCTCCGGCATCATCCTGCTCGCCGCCGTGGTCGGCCTGGGCACCCGCGGCCTGAACCTCGGCATCGAGTTCAAGGGCGGCGACGTCTACCAGATCAACCAGTCCAACGTCACCGTGAGCCAGGCCCAGTCCGTGGCCAACTCGATCACCGGTGACGACTCCGCCGTGGTCCAGTCGGTCACCACCGAGGGCAGCGGCAAGGAGATCACGGTCCAGATCAACGCTGCCACCAAGATCGCCGTGCAGCCGGGCAAGACCGAGGTCACCACGGTCACCGACAAGCTGGCCGCCGGCCTGGGGGTGGACCCGACCAAGATCAGCACCCAGTCCATCGGCGCCAGCTGGGGCAAGGAGATCAGCCAGAAGGCGCTGGAGGGCCTGATCGTCTTCCTGGTCCTGGTGACGCTCTACCTGGCCTTCGCCTTCGAGTGGCGGCTGGCCATCGCCGCGCTCACCGCGCTGATGCACGACATGCTCATCACCGTCGGCATCTACGCGCTGCTCGGCTTCACCGTCAGCTCCGGCACGGTGATCGGCTTCCTGACCATCCTCGGCTACTCCCTGTACGACACCGTGGTCGTCTTCGACGGCCTCAAGGACGCCACCAGGAAGCTGGACAGCCAGAGCCGGGAGACCTACAGCGAGGCCGCCAACCGGGCGCTGAACGGCACCCTGGTGCGCTCGATCAACACCACCGTGCTGGCCCTGCTGCCGGTCGCCGGGCTGCTGTTCATCGGCGGCGCCATGCTGGGCGCGGGCACGCTGAACGACATCTCGCTGGCGCTGTTCGTCGGCCTCAGCGCCGGCGCCTACTCCTCGATCTGCGTCGCCACCCCGATGGTGGCCTGGCTCAAGGAGAAGCAGCCGGAGAACCGGGAGCTGGCCAAGCGGGTCGCCAAGCGGCGCGCCGCCGAGGCCAAGGCCCTGGCCGAGGGCCGGGTGCCGGAGGCGCAGGACGGCTCCGGCGACGCCCTGGGCGACGCCGAGGGCCGCGGCGACGCGGTCGGCGCGGGCTCCGGCACCGGCGGCACCCGCCGCCAGCCGGTCAACCGCACCCGCAGCGACCGCCGCTCCACCGGCAAGCGGAACTAG
- a CDS encoding DUF349 domain-containing protein translates to MTSDPWGRVDDEGTVYVRTAEGERVVGSWQAGSPDEALAYFTRKYDGIAVEIGLLERRVRTTDLAAKDALTAVEHLRAQVVEGHAVGDLAALAKRLDALVSEVESRREERRAARAKAQEEARGSKEALVSEAEQLAESTSWREAGDRLRALVDSWKALPRLDRKADDELWHRFSHARSTFSKRRKAHFATLDQQRDEARQQKEKLAKEAESLSGSTDWGATAARYRELMTEWKAAGRAQREAEDELWARFRGAQDVFFQARSAVFDERDAGERENQTLKEALLVEAEALLPIGDLKAAKASYRSISERWEEIGHVPRDARPKLEARLHTVDRAIREAEEAEWQRSNPEARARAEGMTGLLQAAVDKLEKQIEAARAKNDSSRVAKLEAELSGRRELLDQARKGLQEFGG, encoded by the coding sequence GTGACCAGCGACCCGTGGGGCCGTGTCGACGACGAGGGGACCGTCTACGTGCGGACGGCCGAGGGCGAGCGCGTCGTCGGCTCGTGGCAGGCAGGTTCCCCCGATGAGGCCCTCGCCTACTTCACCCGGAAGTACGACGGCATCGCCGTCGAGATCGGCCTGTTGGAGCGCCGGGTGCGCACGACCGACCTCGCCGCGAAGGACGCCCTGACCGCCGTCGAGCACCTGCGGGCGCAGGTGGTCGAGGGCCACGCGGTGGGCGATCTGGCCGCTCTCGCCAAGCGGCTGGACGCCCTGGTGAGCGAGGTGGAGAGCCGCCGCGAGGAGCGCCGGGCCGCCCGCGCCAAGGCCCAGGAGGAGGCCCGGGGCTCCAAGGAGGCCCTGGTCTCCGAGGCGGAGCAGCTCGCCGAGTCCACCTCCTGGCGCGAGGCCGGGGACCGGCTGCGGGCCCTGGTGGACTCCTGGAAGGCGCTGCCCCGGCTGGACCGCAAGGCCGACGACGAGCTGTGGCACCGCTTCTCGCACGCCCGCTCGACCTTCTCCAAGCGCCGCAAGGCCCACTTCGCCACGCTGGACCAGCAGCGCGACGAGGCCAGGCAGCAGAAGGAGAAGCTGGCCAAGGAGGCCGAGTCGCTCTCCGGCTCCACCGACTGGGGCGCCACCGCGGCCCGCTACCGCGAGCTGATGACCGAGTGGAAGGCCGCGGGCCGCGCCCAGCGCGAGGCCGAGGACGAGCTGTGGGCCCGGTTCCGGGGCGCCCAGGACGTCTTCTTCCAGGCGCGCTCGGCCGTCTTCGACGAGCGGGACGCCGGTGAGCGGGAGAACCAGACGCTCAAGGAGGCGCTGCTGGTCGAGGCCGAGGCGCTGCTGCCGATCGGCGACCTGAAGGCCGCCAAGGCGTCCTACCGCTCGATCAGCGAGCGCTGGGAGGAGATCGGGCACGTGCCGCGCGACGCCCGGCCGAAGCTGGAGGCCCGGCTGCACACGGTGGACCGGGCGATCCGCGAGGCCGAGGAGGCCGAGTGGCAGCGCAGCAACCCGGAGGCCCGGGCCCGCGCCGAGGGCATGACCGGGCTGCTGCAGGCGGCCGTGGACAAGCTGGAGAAGCAGATCGAGGCGGCCCGCGCCAAGAACGACTCCTCCCGCGTCGCCAAGCTGGAGGCCGAGCTGTCCGGCCGCCGCGAGCTGCTGGACCAGGCCCGCAAGGGGCTGCAGGAGTTCGGCGGCTGA
- a CDS encoding MBL fold metallo-hydrolase, whose translation MFIAGFPAGAWGTNCYLVAPAAGEECVIVDPGHLAAAGVEEAVREHGLKPVAVVLTHGHIDHVASVVPVCGARGIPAWIHPEDRYMLADPERALGRALGAKLMGDLTVGEPDDVRLLTDGSVLELAGLRLTVDHAPGHTGGSVTFRTPAAPDLPPVLFSGDLLFAGSVGRTDLPGGDHAALLRSLARVCLPLQDETVVLSGHGHQTTIGRERATNPYLLQVAGATAEGTAAPRRGM comes from the coding sequence GTGTTCATCGCCGGCTTCCCCGCAGGGGCCTGGGGCACCAACTGCTACCTGGTCGCCCCGGCGGCCGGCGAGGAGTGCGTCATCGTCGACCCCGGCCACCTGGCCGCCGCCGGGGTGGAGGAGGCGGTCCGCGAGCACGGCCTCAAGCCGGTCGCGGTGGTGCTCACCCACGGGCACATCGACCACGTCGCCTCGGTCGTCCCGGTCTGCGGCGCGCGCGGCATCCCGGCCTGGATCCACCCCGAGGACCGGTACATGCTGGCCGATCCGGAGCGGGCGCTCGGCCGGGCGCTGGGCGCCAAGCTGATGGGCGACCTGACCGTCGGCGAGCCCGACGACGTCCGGCTGCTCACCGACGGCAGCGTGCTGGAGCTGGCCGGGCTGCGGCTCACCGTCGACCACGCCCCCGGCCATACCGGGGGGTCGGTGACCTTCCGCACCCCCGCCGCGCCGGACCTGCCGCCGGTGCTGTTCTCGGGGGACCTGCTCTTCGCCGGCTCCGTAGGACGTACCGATCTCCCCGGGGGCGACCACGCCGCCCTGCTGCGGTCGCTGGCACGCGTGTGCCTGCCGCTCCAGGACGAGACCGTGGTCCTCTCCGGACACGGCCACCAGACCACCATCGGCCGCGAGCGCGCCACCAACCCGTACCTGCTGCAGGTCGCGGGCGCGACCGCCGAAGGCACCGCCGCACCGCGGCGAGGAATGTGA
- a CDS encoding bifunctional (p)ppGpp synthetase/guanosine-3',5'-bis(diphosphate) 3'-pyrophosphohydrolase, producing the protein MPTTAHAQDGAPAADQAQGAAPGTPTPPPPPVPVVRPPAPAAVRSAATAGAHATAPRPGAASPSRVRARLARLGGQRSSAFNPVLEPLFRIVRSNDPKADLPTLERAYQIAERWHRGQKRKSGDPYITHPLAVATILAELGMDSPTLMAGLLHDTVEDTEYGLDTLRRDFGDTVAMLVDGVTKLDKVKFGEAAQAETVRKMVVAMAKDPRVLVIKLADRLHNMRTMRYLKREKQEKKARETLEIYAPLAHRLGMNTIKWELEDLAFAILYPKMYDEIVRLVAERAPKRDEYLTTVTDQVMGDLRAARIRATVTGRPKHYYSVYQKMIVRGRDFAEIYDLVGIRVLVDSVRDCYAALGTIHARWNPVPGRFKDYIAMPKFNMYQSLHTTVIGPGGKPVELQIRTFDMHRRAEYGIAAHWKYKQQAVAGASKVRTDTPTGKGAKAETVNEMAWLRQLLDWQKETEDPSEFLESLRFDLSNNEVFVFTPKGDVIALPAGATPVDFAYAVHTEVGHRTIGARVNGRLVPLESTLDNGDLVEVFTSKAATAAPSRDWLGFVKSPRARNKIRAWFSKERREEAIEQGKEAITRAMRKQGLPLQRILTGDSLVTLAHEMRYPDISSLYAAIGEGHVSAQTIVQKLVQALGGEEGATEDIAETTTPSTGAGRRSNRRNAADPGVVVKGVADVWVKLSRCCTPVPGDPIVGFITRGNGVSVHRADCVNVDSLAQQQERMVEVEWAPTQSSVFLVAIQVEALDRSRLLSDVTRVLSDQHVNILSAAVQTSRDRVAMSRFTFEMGDPKHLGHVLKAVRGVEGVYDVYRVTSARQR; encoded by the coding sequence GTGCCCACCACTGCCCATGCGCAGGACGGCGCCCCCGCCGCAGACCAGGCGCAGGGCGCGGCCCCCGGCACGCCCACGCCGCCCCCGCCGCCCGTCCCGGTCGTCCGGCCGCCCGCCCCGGCGGCGGTGCGCAGCGCCGCGACCGCCGGGGCGCACGCCACCGCCCCGCGCCCCGGGGCGGCCTCGCCCAGCCGGGTCCGGGCCCGGCTGGCCCGCCTCGGCGGCCAGCGCAGCAGCGCCTTCAACCCGGTGCTGGAGCCGCTGTTCCGGATCGTCCGCAGCAACGACCCCAAGGCCGACCTGCCGACCCTCGAACGGGCGTACCAGATTGCCGAGCGCTGGCACCGCGGCCAGAAGCGCAAGAGCGGCGACCCGTACATCACCCATCCGCTGGCGGTCGCCACCATCCTGGCCGAGCTGGGAATGGACTCGCCGACGCTGATGGCCGGGCTGCTGCACGACACCGTCGAGGACACCGAGTACGGCCTGGACACCCTGCGCCGGGACTTCGGCGACACCGTGGCCATGCTGGTGGACGGCGTCACCAAGCTGGACAAGGTCAAGTTCGGCGAGGCCGCGCAGGCCGAGACGGTCCGCAAGATGGTCGTGGCCATGGCCAAGGACCCGCGGGTCCTGGTGATCAAGCTCGCCGACCGGCTGCACAACATGCGCACCATGCGCTACCTCAAGCGGGAGAAGCAGGAGAAGAAGGCCCGCGAGACGCTGGAGATCTACGCCCCGCTGGCGCACCGGTTGGGCATGAACACCATCAAGTGGGAGCTGGAGGACCTGGCCTTCGCCATCCTCTACCCCAAGATGTACGACGAGATCGTCCGGCTGGTGGCCGAGCGCGCGCCCAAGCGCGACGAGTACCTGACCACCGTCACCGACCAGGTCATGGGCGACCTGCGGGCGGCCCGGATCCGGGCGACGGTCACCGGCCGACCCAAGCACTACTACAGCGTCTACCAGAAGATGATCGTGCGCGGCCGCGACTTCGCCGAGATCTACGACCTGGTGGGCATCCGGGTCCTGGTCGACTCGGTCCGGGACTGCTACGCGGCGCTGGGCACCATCCACGCGCGCTGGAACCCGGTGCCGGGGCGGTTCAAGGACTACATCGCCATGCCCAAGTTCAACATGTACCAGTCGCTGCACACGACGGTGATAGGACCTGGCGGCAAGCCGGTCGAGCTGCAGATCCGCACCTTCGACATGCACCGCCGGGCCGAGTACGGCATCGCCGCGCACTGGAAGTACAAGCAGCAGGCGGTGGCGGGCGCGTCCAAGGTCCGCACCGACACGCCCACCGGCAAGGGCGCCAAGGCCGAGACCGTCAACGAGATGGCCTGGCTGCGGCAGCTGCTGGACTGGCAGAAGGAGACCGAGGACCCGAGCGAGTTCCTGGAGTCGCTGCGCTTCGACCTGTCCAACAACGAGGTCTTCGTCTTCACCCCCAAGGGCGACGTCATCGCGCTGCCCGCCGGCGCCACCCCGGTGGACTTCGCCTACGCGGTCCACACCGAGGTCGGCCACCGGACCATAGGGGCCCGGGTCAACGGCCGGCTGGTGCCGCTGGAGAGCACCCTGGACAACGGCGACCTGGTGGAGGTCTTCACCTCCAAGGCCGCCACCGCCGCGCCCTCCCGGGACTGGCTGGGCTTCGTCAAGTCGCCCCGGGCCCGCAACAAGATCCGCGCCTGGTTCTCCAAGGAGCGCCGCGAGGAGGCCATCGAGCAGGGCAAGGAGGCCATCACCCGGGCCATGCGCAAGCAGGGCCTGCCGCTGCAGCGCATCCTCACCGGCGACTCGCTGGTCACGCTGGCGCACGAGATGCGCTACCCGGACATCTCCTCGCTCTACGCCGCCATCGGCGAGGGCCACGTCTCCGCGCAGACCATCGTGCAGAAGCTGGTCCAGGCGCTGGGCGGGGAGGAGGGCGCGACCGAGGACATCGCCGAGACCACCACCCCGTCCACCGGCGCCGGACGGCGCAGCAACCGGCGCAACGCCGCCGATCCGGGCGTCGTGGTCAAGGGCGTCGCGGACGTCTGGGTGAAGCTCTCGCGCTGCTGCACGCCGGTGCCGGGCGACCCGATCGTCGGCTTCATCACCCGCGGCAACGGCGTGTCGGTGCACCGCGCCGACTGCGTCAACGTGGACTCGCTGGCCCAGCAGCAGGAGCGGATGGTCGAGGTCGAGTGGGCGCCCACCCAGTCCTCGGTGTTCCTGGTGGCCATCCAGGTGGAGGCGCTGGACCGGTCCCGGCTGCTGTCCGACGTCACCCGGGTCCTGTCCGACCAGCACGTCAACATCCTGTCCGCGGCGGTGCAGACCTCGCGGGACCGGGTGGCGATGAGCCGCTTCACCTTCGAGATGGGCGACCCCAAGCACCTGGGGCACGTGCTGAAGGCCGTACGCGGCGTCGAGGGCGTCTACGACGTCTACCGGGTCACCAGCGCCCGGCAGCGCTAG
- the secD gene encoding protein translocase subunit SecD, translating into MASPKSRPRDGYPGRALSLILAIAVALVAIMFATGYKTPHLGIDLAGGSSVTLKASPTAGKPASSVNPTSMNQAVGILTARVNGLGVSDATVQTEGNDTIVVTVPKSQKNNQEVLNDIGNTALLYFRPVIAYAFSGNLPTPPASPSPSASAGAKTTPSPSASVTTKLKAAGGTPSPSASKAQGDALSQALTKPATPSSSAGAKAASTAKATATPKPTASAPAAPVNTATQGLQGTVPAALTSRFDSIDCSKAGQRQDYQGAPTSDAVACAQDKDPTTGLYIKYALGPVAVAGTEVSSAAANVSTSGGWEIDLSFNSKGTSQFAKTTTSLVSAPAPTNGFAIVLDGLVQSAPTVNQAITGGQAQITGSFTQQQAQALANSLNYGALPLKFKQLDVTTVSPQLGSSQLTAGLVSGAIGLALVILYSLVYYRGLGLVAIGGLGLSAVLTYSIMSLLGGTIHFALNLPAVCGAIVAIGITADSFVVYFERIRDEVRKGSSLRPAVQRAWPRARRTILVSDFVSFLAAAVLYFFTVGTVQGFAFTLGLTTLLDVVVIFLFTKPLITLLARRKFFAEGRPMSGLDPKRLGARPPIRGGRRRPAETKEA; encoded by the coding sequence GTGGCATCACCCAAATCCCGTCCGCGTGACGGATACCCGGGGCGTGCGCTGAGTCTGATCCTGGCGATCGCGGTGGCGCTTGTCGCCATCATGTTCGCCACCGGGTACAAGACGCCGCACCTCGGCATCGACCTCGCCGGCGGCTCCAGCGTCACGCTGAAGGCTTCCCCCACCGCCGGCAAGCCCGCCAGCTCGGTGAACCCGACCAGCATGAACCAGGCTGTCGGGATCCTCACCGCGCGGGTCAACGGTCTTGGGGTGTCCGACGCCACCGTGCAGACCGAGGGCAACGACACCATCGTGGTGACCGTTCCCAAATCGCAGAAGAACAACCAGGAAGTCCTGAACGACATCGGCAACACCGCGCTGCTGTACTTCCGGCCGGTGATCGCCTACGCGTTCTCGGGGAACCTCCCGACGCCCCCTGCCTCGCCCTCTCCCTCCGCCTCGGCCGGTGCCAAGACGACCCCGTCGCCGTCCGCCTCGGTCACGACCAAGCTCAAGGCGGCCGGCGGCACCCCGTCGCCGTCGGCGAGCAAGGCCCAGGGTGACGCGCTCAGCCAGGCGCTGACCAAGCCGGCCACCCCCAGCTCCTCGGCCGGTGCCAAGGCGGCGTCCACCGCCAAGGCCACCGCCACCCCCAAGCCCACGGCCAGCGCCCCCGCGGCCCCGGTGAACACCGCGACCCAGGGCCTGCAGGGCACCGTCCCGGCCGCGCTGACCAGCCGGTTCGACTCGATCGACTGCTCCAAGGCGGGCCAGCGCCAGGACTACCAGGGCGCGCCCACCAGCGACGCGGTCGCCTGCGCGCAGGACAAGGACCCGACCACCGGCCTGTACATCAAGTACGCGCTCGGCCCGGTGGCCGTGGCCGGTACCGAGGTCTCCAGCGCCGCCGCCAACGTCAGCACCAGCGGCGGCTGGGAGATCGACCTGTCCTTCAACTCCAAGGGCACCAGCCAGTTCGCCAAGACCACCACCAGCCTGGTCTCCGCGCCCGCGCCGACCAACGGCTTCGCCATCGTGCTGGACGGCCTGGTGCAGTCCGCGCCCACCGTCAACCAGGCGATCACCGGCGGCCAGGCGCAGATCACCGGCTCCTTCACCCAGCAGCAGGCCCAGGCGCTGGCCAACAGCCTGAACTACGGCGCGCTGCCGCTGAAGTTCAAGCAGCTCGACGTCACCACCGTCTCGCCGCAGCTCGGCAGCAGCCAGCTGACCGCGGGCCTGGTCTCCGGTGCGATCGGCCTGGCGCTGGTCATCCTGTACTCGCTGGTCTACTACCGCGGCCTCGGCCTGGTGGCGATCGGCGGCCTGGGGCTGTCCGCCGTGCTCACCTACTCGATCATGAGCCTGCTCGGCGGCACCATCCACTTCGCGCTGAACCTGCCGGCGGTCTGCGGTGCCATCGTGGCCATCGGTATCACCGCCGACTCGTTCGTCGTCTACTTCGAGCGCATCCGCGACGAGGTCCGCAAGGGCTCCTCGCTGCGGCCGGCCGTGCAGCGGGCCTGGCCCCGGGCCCGGCGCACCATCCTGGTCTCCGACTTCGTGTCGTTCCTGGCCGCGGCGGTGCTGTACTTCTTCACCGTCGGCACCGTCCAGGGCTTCGCCTTCACCCTGGGCCTGACCACCCTGCTCGACGTGGTCGTGATCTTCCTGTTCACCAAGCCGCTGATCACGCTGCTGGCCCGGCGCAAGTTCTTCGCCGAGGGCCGACCCATGTCCGGACTCGACCCCAAGCGGCTCGGTGCCCGTCCGCCCATTCGCGGCGGCCGTCGTCGTCCCGCCGAGACCAAGGAGGCCTGA
- a CDS encoding adenine phosphoribosyltransferase, with product MTTTDLAGLLAAHIRDVPDYPKPGVVFKDIAPLLADTQGFTALVDHLAARARALGATKVVGLEARGFILAAPAAYAAGAGFVPVRKQGKLPGACHAQAYDLEYGSAVLEVQQDAFAPGERVLVVDDVLATGGTVAAALELVQRCGARPAGVAVLMELGFLGGRDRLAGPLGGAPLESVILV from the coding sequence GTGACCACCACCGATCTCGCCGGGCTGCTCGCGGCGCACATCAGGGACGTTCCGGACTACCCCAAGCCCGGGGTCGTCTTCAAGGACATCGCCCCGCTGCTGGCCGACACCCAGGGCTTCACGGCCCTGGTCGACCACCTGGCGGCGCGGGCCCGGGCGCTCGGGGCGACCAAGGTCGTCGGCCTGGAGGCGCGCGGGTTCATCCTGGCGGCCCCGGCCGCCTACGCCGCCGGGGCGGGCTTCGTCCCGGTCCGCAAGCAGGGCAAGCTGCCCGGGGCCTGCCACGCGCAGGCCTACGACCTGGAGTACGGCTCGGCCGTGCTGGAGGTCCAGCAGGACGCCTTCGCCCCGGGCGAGCGGGTCCTGGTCGTGGACGACGTGCTGGCCACCGGCGGCACGGTGGCCGCGGCGCTGGAGCTGGTCCAGCGCTGCGGCGCCCGGCCGGCCGGTGTGGCGGTGCTGATGGAGCTGGGCTTCCTCGGCGGCCGCGACCGGCTGGCCGGTCCCCTCGGCGGGGCGCCGCTGGAGTCGGTCATCCTGGTCTGA
- the hisS gene encoding histidine--tRNA ligase → MSTFSAPKGTYDLLPPDSATVLAVREALAAPLRRAGYGYIETPVFEDVALFSRGVGESTDIVSKEMYAFTTRGGDELALRPEGTASVLRAALQANLHRTGNLPVKLWYSGSQYRYERPQKGRYRQFWQVGAEAIGAEDPALDAELIILADDAYRSLGLRNFRILLNSLGDRQCRPVYRAALQEFLRGLELDEDTVRRAELNPLRVLDDKRASVQAQLVGAPMLADYLCEDCKAYHEQVRELLTAAGVGFEDDPKLVRGLDYYTRTTFEFVHDGLGSQSAVGGGGRYDGLSEMIGGPALPSVGWALGVDRTLLALEAEGVVREPAPSSDVFAVPLGEQARKVLFGAVTGLRREGVSADLAYGGKGLKAAMKAADRSGARFALVAGERDLAEGLVQLKDLTSGDQTPVALDALVATLKEKLK, encoded by the coding sequence ATGAGCACCTTCTCCGCCCCCAAGGGCACGTACGACCTGCTGCCGCCCGACTCCGCGACCGTCCTGGCCGTGCGCGAGGCCCTGGCCGCGCCGCTGCGCCGGGCCGGCTACGGCTACATCGAGACCCCGGTCTTCGAGGACGTCGCGCTGTTCTCCCGGGGCGTCGGCGAGTCCACCGACATCGTCTCCAAGGAGATGTACGCCTTCACCACCCGCGGCGGCGACGAGCTGGCGCTGCGCCCCGAGGGCACCGCCTCGGTGCTGCGCGCCGCGCTCCAGGCCAACCTGCACCGCACCGGCAACCTCCCGGTCAAGCTCTGGTACTCCGGCTCGCAGTACCGCTACGAGCGCCCGCAGAAGGGCCGCTACCGGCAGTTCTGGCAGGTCGGCGCGGAGGCCATCGGCGCCGAGGACCCGGCCCTGGACGCCGAGCTGATCATCCTCGCCGACGACGCCTACCGCTCGCTGGGCCTGCGGAACTTCCGCATCCTGCTGAACAGCCTCGGCGACCGGCAGTGCCGCCCGGTCTACCGCGCCGCGCTGCAGGAGTTCCTGCGCGGCCTGGAGCTGGACGAGGACACCGTGCGACGGGCCGAGCTGAACCCGCTGCGGGTGCTGGACGACAAGCGCGCCTCGGTGCAGGCGCAGCTGGTGGGCGCGCCGATGCTGGCCGACTACCTGTGCGAGGACTGCAAGGCGTACCACGAGCAGGTCCGCGAGCTGCTCACCGCGGCCGGGGTCGGCTTCGAGGACGACCCCAAGCTGGTCCGCGGCCTGGACTACTACACCCGCACCACCTTCGAGTTCGTGCACGACGGCCTGGGCTCGCAGTCCGCCGTCGGCGGCGGCGGGCGCTACGACGGCCTGTCCGAGATGATCGGCGGCCCGGCGCTGCCGTCCGTCGGCTGGGCGCTGGGCGTGGACCGCACGCTGCTGGCGCTGGAGGCCGAGGGCGTCGTCCGGGAGCCCGCGCCCAGCAGCGACGTCTTCGCCGTGCCGCTCGGCGAGCAGGCCCGCAAGGTGCTGTTCGGCGCCGTCACCGGGCTCCGCCGGGAGGGCGTCAGCGCCGACCTCGCGTATGGCGGCAAGGGGCTCAAGGCGGCCATGAAGGCCGCCGACCGGTCCGGCGCGCGGTTCGCGCTGGTCGCCGGGGAACGGGACCTCGCCGAGGGGCTCGTCCAGCTCAAGGACCTCACCAGCGGCGACCAGACCCCGGTCGCCCTCGACGCTCTCGTCGCCACCCTGAAGGAGAAGCTGAAGTGA
- a CDS encoding peptidylprolyl isomerase gives MASRNTTKPHRPALSKDKEKRQRQLAQLKYERQMRARAEAVRRARRNALIAGAAVVAAALVAGGIWWGVGSGGKKSVSADKAAASPTASPSASPSFTVPKNSGKQWKTAPAMTIDTKAKYDIAIDTNRGAVSLQLNPAVAPVTVNSFVFLADQHYFDNVVCHRLTTTGIYVLQCGDPTGTGSGGPGYNFKDENLKAFGSGATVTYPAGTVAMANSGPNTNGSQFFLVYKDSPLPPSYTPFGTITGGMNVLDAIAAQGTDSPSTGDGHPKESVIMQKVTATKA, from the coding sequence GTGGCCAGCAGGAACACGACGAAGCCGCACCGGCCCGCGCTGTCGAAGGACAAGGAGAAGCGGCAGCGCCAGCTGGCCCAGCTCAAGTACGAGCGGCAGATGAGGGCCAGGGCCGAGGCGGTGCGCCGGGCCCGGCGGAACGCGCTGATCGCCGGTGCGGCGGTGGTCGCGGCGGCGCTGGTCGCCGGCGGCATCTGGTGGGGCGTGGGCTCCGGCGGCAAGAAGAGCGTCTCGGCGGACAAGGCCGCGGCCTCCCCCACCGCGTCGCCCTCCGCCTCGCCCTCGTTCACGGTGCCCAAGAACAGCGGCAAGCAGTGGAAGACCGCCCCGGCGATGACCATCGACACCAAGGCCAAGTACGACATCGCCATCGACACCAACCGCGGCGCGGTCTCGCTGCAGCTGAACCCGGCGGTCGCCCCGGTCACCGTCAACTCGTTCGTGTTCCTGGCCGACCAGCACTACTTCGACAACGTGGTCTGCCACCGGCTCACCACCACCGGCATCTACGTGCTCCAGTGCGGCGACCCGACCGGCACCGGCTCCGGCGGCCCGGGCTACAACTTCAAGGACGAGAACCTCAAGGCGTTCGGCTCCGGCGCCACCGTGACCTACCCGGCGGGCACCGTGGCCATGGCCAACTCCGGCCCCAACACCAACGGCAGCCAGTTCTTCCTGGTCTACAAGGACAGCCCGCTGCCGCCGTCCTACACCCCGTTCGGCACCATCACCGGCGGCATGAACGTGCTGGACGCCATCGCGGCGCAGGGCACCGACAGCCCGAGCACCGGCGACGGTCACCCGAAGGAGAGCGTGATCATGCAGAAGGTGACCGCGACCAAGGCCTGA